In the Arachis ipaensis cultivar K30076 chromosome B10, Araip1.1, whole genome shotgun sequence genome, one interval contains:
- the LOC107623624 gene encoding GTP-binding protein BRASSINAZOLE INSENSITIVE PALE GREEN 2, chloroplastic isoform X2 — MIQKRNTSRKEGKNPFLSEGRDADESRGPICPGCGVFMQDEDSNLPGYYQQRKVKMEDELLDEDDDVFYNVSVEEDVDGDGDDDDDDDVGFLDGIKNELGGDIEVLPDHFNWDSNEWKTKLLGVEDDETDLNGFVPAGVGYGNITEEVLERKRKKKVSKAEKKKLTREAQKVKEDGTVCARCHSLRNYGQVKNHTAENLIPDFDFDRLISTRLMNHSGNGSATVVVMVVDCVDFDSSFPWTVAKSLFKALEKIQDHSKKGKKLLKLVLVATKIDLLPSEVSPTRLDRWVRHRASAAGAPKPSAVYLVSSQKDLGIRNLLSFIKELAGPRGSVWVIGSQNAGKSTLINAFSKKQGAKTIKLTEASIPGTTLGILRIGGILSAKTKMFDTPGILHPYLMSMRLNREEQKMVEIRKELRPRSYRIKVGQAVHIGGLTRIDFIKASIETIYVTVWASPNVSLHMGKVENAEEVWSNHVGVRLQPPIGNKRAADLGTWQEMEIKVSGTSWEVNSIDIAIAGLGWYSLCLKGEATMKLWTFDGVEVTLREPLVLDRARSLEKPGFWLTRTISDAIGNQTKLEAQKRQKLDDQDTDFVGAGFELSP, encoded by the exons ATGATACAGAAAAGAAACACATCAAGGAAAGAGGGTAAGAACCCGTTTTTGAGTGAGGGAAGAGATGCGGATGAGAGTCGTGGACCAATTTGCCCTGGTTGTGGGGTCTTCATGCAAGATGAAGACTCTAACCTTCCTGGGTACTATCAACAGAGGAAGGTGAAAATGGAAGATGAATTATtagatgaggatgatgatgtttTTTATAATGTTAGTGTAGAAGAAGAtgttgatggtgatggtgatgatgatgatgatgatgatgttgggTTCCTGGATGGCATTAAAAATGAACTTGGAGGAGATATTGAGGTATTACCAGATCATTTCAATTGGGATTCTAATGAGTGGAAAACTAAGTTGTTGGGTGTAGAGGATGATGAGACTGATTTAAATGGCTTTGTGCCTGCAGGGGTTGGGTATGGTAACATCACTGAGGAGGTcctagagagaaagagaaagaagaaagtatCAAAAGCTGAGAAAAAGAAGCTGACTAGGGAGGCTCAGAAGGTAAAGGAAGATGGTACTGTGTGCGCCAGGTGTCATTCTTTGAGGAATTATGGGCAGGTGAAAAATCATACTGCTGAGAATTTGATACCCGATTTTGATTTCGATAGGTTGATTTCCACTCGGTTGATGAACCATTCTGGCAATGGCAGTGCTACTGTTGTTGTTATGGTTGTGGATTGTGTTGATTTTGATAGTTCTTTTCCTTGGACGGTAGCAAAATCGTTGTTTAAGGCATTGGAAAAAATCCAGGATCACTCGAAGAAGGGTAAGAAATTGCTAAAACTCGTTCTTGTGGCTACAAAGATTGATCTCCTTCCATCAGAGGTTTCCCCTACAAGGTTGGATAGATGGGTTAGACACCGAGCAAGTGCTGCGGGAGCACCTAAACCAAGTGCGGTTTATCTTGTAAGTTCTCAAAAGGATTTAGGCATAAGGAATCTGTTATCCTTCATAAAGGAATTGGCAGGTCCTCGGGGGAGTGTGTGGGTGATTGGGTCTCAGAATGCAGGGAAGTCTACCCTAATCAATGCATTTTCAAAGAAACAAGGAGCTAAAACTATAAAACTCACAGAAGCCTCGATTCCTGGGACAACACTTGGGATCTTGAGAATTGGAGGAATTTTGTCAGCTAAGACTAAGATGTTTGACACTCCAGGGATCCTGCATCCTTATTTAATGTCGATGAGATTGAACAGGGAAGAGCAAAAGATGGTTGAGATACGCAAGGAACTTCGGCCTCGATCATATAGAATCAAG GTAGGGCAGGCAGTGCATATTGGAGGCTTGACAAGAATTGACTTTATTAAAGCCTCTATTGAAACAATATATGTGACAGTTTGGGCATCACCAAATGTTTCTCTTCACATGGGAAAAGTAGAAAATGCTGAAGAGGTTTGGAGTAATCATGTTGGTGTTAGGTTGCAG CCTCCCATTGGCAATAAACGCGCTGCTGACTTAGGCACATGGCAAGAAATGGAAATTAAGGTATCTGGAACTAGTTGGGAGGTCAACAGTATTGACATAGCGATAGCTGGCTTAGGTTGGTATTCTCTGTGCCTCAAAGGGGAAGCAACCATGAAACTGTGGACCTTTGATGGTGTTGAAGTAACCTTAAGAGAGCCATTGGTCCTTGACCGGGCCCGGTCCCTCGAGAAACCTGGTTTTTGGTTAACAAGAACTATCTCTGATGCTATTGGCAACCAAACCAAACTTGAAGCTCAAAAAAGACAAAAACTTGATGATCAAGATACAGATTTTGTGGGGGCAGGTTTCGAACTATCACCTTGA
- the LOC107623624 gene encoding GTP-binding protein BRASSINAZOLE INSENSITIVE PALE GREEN 2, chloroplastic isoform X1: protein MAIFFSVAPFSFSGSKHSFFNNAPNQALKSLRHFTNNCVGARKVSCLIAFAVNGSSTVQMIQKRNTSRKEGKNPFLSEGRDADESRGPICPGCGVFMQDEDSNLPGYYQQRKVKMEDELLDEDDDVFYNVSVEEDVDGDGDDDDDDDVGFLDGIKNELGGDIEVLPDHFNWDSNEWKTKLLGVEDDETDLNGFVPAGVGYGNITEEVLERKRKKKVSKAEKKKLTREAQKVKEDGTVCARCHSLRNYGQVKNHTAENLIPDFDFDRLISTRLMNHSGNGSATVVVMVVDCVDFDSSFPWTVAKSLFKALEKIQDHSKKGKKLLKLVLVATKIDLLPSEVSPTRLDRWVRHRASAAGAPKPSAVYLVSSQKDLGIRNLLSFIKELAGPRGSVWVIGSQNAGKSTLINAFSKKQGAKTIKLTEASIPGTTLGILRIGGILSAKTKMFDTPGILHPYLMSMRLNREEQKMVEIRKELRPRSYRIKVGQAVHIGGLTRIDFIKASIETIYVTVWASPNVSLHMGKVENAEEVWSNHVGVRLQPPIGNKRAADLGTWQEMEIKVSGTSWEVNSIDIAIAGLGWYSLCLKGEATMKLWTFDGVEVTLREPLVLDRARSLEKPGFWLTRTISDAIGNQTKLEAQKRQKLDDQDTDFVGAGFELSP from the exons ATGGCGATATTCTTCTCTGTAGCTCCGTTTAGTTTTTCTGGGTCCAAGCATTCCTTCTTTAACAATGCACCTAATCAAGCACTTAAGAGTTTGCGCCATTTCACAA ATAATTGTGTTGGGGCTAGAAAAGTTTCTTGTCTTATTGCTTTTGCGGTAAACGGCAGCTCCACTGTTCAAATGATACAGAAAAGAAACACATCAAGGAAAGAGGGTAAGAACCCGTTTTTGAGTGAGGGAAGAGATGCGGATGAGAGTCGTGGACCAATTTGCCCTGGTTGTGGGGTCTTCATGCAAGATGAAGACTCTAACCTTCCTGGGTACTATCAACAGAGGAAGGTGAAAATGGAAGATGAATTATtagatgaggatgatgatgtttTTTATAATGTTAGTGTAGAAGAAGAtgttgatggtgatggtgatgatgatgatgatgatgatgttgggTTCCTGGATGGCATTAAAAATGAACTTGGAGGAGATATTGAGGTATTACCAGATCATTTCAATTGGGATTCTAATGAGTGGAAAACTAAGTTGTTGGGTGTAGAGGATGATGAGACTGATTTAAATGGCTTTGTGCCTGCAGGGGTTGGGTATGGTAACATCACTGAGGAGGTcctagagagaaagagaaagaagaaagtatCAAAAGCTGAGAAAAAGAAGCTGACTAGGGAGGCTCAGAAGGTAAAGGAAGATGGTACTGTGTGCGCCAGGTGTCATTCTTTGAGGAATTATGGGCAGGTGAAAAATCATACTGCTGAGAATTTGATACCCGATTTTGATTTCGATAGGTTGATTTCCACTCGGTTGATGAACCATTCTGGCAATGGCAGTGCTACTGTTGTTGTTATGGTTGTGGATTGTGTTGATTTTGATAGTTCTTTTCCTTGGACGGTAGCAAAATCGTTGTTTAAGGCATTGGAAAAAATCCAGGATCACTCGAAGAAGGGTAAGAAATTGCTAAAACTCGTTCTTGTGGCTACAAAGATTGATCTCCTTCCATCAGAGGTTTCCCCTACAAGGTTGGATAGATGGGTTAGACACCGAGCAAGTGCTGCGGGAGCACCTAAACCAAGTGCGGTTTATCTTGTAAGTTCTCAAAAGGATTTAGGCATAAGGAATCTGTTATCCTTCATAAAGGAATTGGCAGGTCCTCGGGGGAGTGTGTGGGTGATTGGGTCTCAGAATGCAGGGAAGTCTACCCTAATCAATGCATTTTCAAAGAAACAAGGAGCTAAAACTATAAAACTCACAGAAGCCTCGATTCCTGGGACAACACTTGGGATCTTGAGAATTGGAGGAATTTTGTCAGCTAAGACTAAGATGTTTGACACTCCAGGGATCCTGCATCCTTATTTAATGTCGATGAGATTGAACAGGGAAGAGCAAAAGATGGTTGAGATACGCAAGGAACTTCGGCCTCGATCATATAGAATCAAG GTAGGGCAGGCAGTGCATATTGGAGGCTTGACAAGAATTGACTTTATTAAAGCCTCTATTGAAACAATATATGTGACAGTTTGGGCATCACCAAATGTTTCTCTTCACATGGGAAAAGTAGAAAATGCTGAAGAGGTTTGGAGTAATCATGTTGGTGTTAGGTTGCAG CCTCCCATTGGCAATAAACGCGCTGCTGACTTAGGCACATGGCAAGAAATGGAAATTAAGGTATCTGGAACTAGTTGGGAGGTCAACAGTATTGACATAGCGATAGCTGGCTTAGGTTGGTATTCTCTGTGCCTCAAAGGGGAAGCAACCATGAAACTGTGGACCTTTGATGGTGTTGAAGTAACCTTAAGAGAGCCATTGGTCCTTGACCGGGCCCGGTCCCTCGAGAAACCTGGTTTTTGGTTAACAAGAACTATCTCTGATGCTATTGGCAACCAAACCAAACTTGAAGCTCAAAAAAGACAAAAACTTGATGATCAAGATACAGATTTTGTGGGGGCAGGTTTCGAACTATCACCTTGA